GATGGTGTGTTGATGCGAGAGGCTATTTTAACTTTTTTTGCTCAATAACCGTCATCAAAGCCTTGTGCTTTGTGTTTATCTTTTTTGTAATTCCCTCGATATTTCTCTTTTTCCAGTAAATTTGCCTCTTTTAAAAGACGTTTGTGCGTCTCTTCGATGTCTATCTCTTCGAGATTAATGATGCTATTGGAAACCAAATTGACATAATTTTGCAACAAATTAGTGTAGGTCGAATCAAGTCTGACGGGATCGACTTTTCTGAGTGTCTTAAGCCCTTTTTCGGCACGTTTTACAAACAAGACAAAATCAAAATTTTCATTTTTAAGTGCACTCACGCAACTGCCTAAAAAGCGCTCAAGAGCCCTGATATATTTAACGCGAGCGTCTTTGTCGTTGATGTTCATGGCATGCTCACGATGTTAAGATAGTGTAAAAGGTTGCTGATAAGGATAAAAAAAGGTATAAAAACCAATGAGGTGAAAAAGACCAAGAGGGTCACATCTAAGGGCTTACACTCATACAATGCGGCCAAATTGACGTTAGTGACCGCCAGTGGCACAATGAGTTCAATAAAAATCAGGGTCGCGACCATCGGCTCTAAATCAAGCAAACCATAGAGAATCCAACCAGCAATCAGTGGCGTGATGACAAACTTAATAACGCTTACATGTAAAAGGAGTTTCGTGTTGATACTGCGAAGTTTGATGTTGTAAAGGTACATACCAAAAATGACCAGTTGAATGACCATCGTACAATACGCTCCCATCTCTAAAGGAATACGCATCGCAGGATGAAGGTGGATCTCAAAAATATTCATTAAAAGAGCCAAGGAGGCAAACCAGATCACAGGTAATTTGATGATGTTAAAGAGGGATTGTTTGATGCTAAAGTTGCCTCTGGAGTAGAAGAAAACGCCAAGGGTATAGACGATAAATACATTGGTGATGTTGATCATGCTCATATACAAAATAGACGCATCTCCAAAAAGCGCGATGCCCAGTGGAATGCCAAGATTTCCCGTATTGCCAATGATCACACAGATGGTGATGATGGATTTTTCTTTAATGTCCTCTTTGAAAAAGATAAAAGCAATGAGGGAGCTTATCAGCACGCAGATCAGCGAAATCGTTAAGTACCAAAAGGGTGCTTCAAGGAGTGAAAACTCAATCGGACGGCTGGAGAGTCCCCAAAATGAGAGCATGGGTTGTAAAAAATAGATGGAGAGAAGGATCATCCCTTTTTCATTCATCTCCTCTTTGAGCATCCGCTTTGCCATAAATCCTAGAAAGATGAAGGCGTAGATGGACAAGATCGAGATAGCGATGGTCATAAGGTCTTAACGGAGCTCGTCGATAGGGGTGTAATCTGCGGAAGCCTTATTTTTATAGGTGCTGAGTTTGTTGTCTTGAAGTTTGAGGTAGTCATCCAAACGTCTGCGATTTTCCTCAAAAACTTTTTCAAAATCGGTGTCATCTTTGACTTCGCCATTTTGAAATTTCTCTAAAAGAACGTTGGAATTTCCTGTCATCACGAGGTATTTGATGGTGCCGTACTCAAAAAGTACCACACTGTTTTGGTTATCGATCTGTTTTTTATGCAACAGCGTTACCTCTTGTTGCGTGCCTGTTTTTGGGTTGAAAAGCCATGATTTACCACCCTTTTGAGCAGCATTGGATGGTTTGATCGTTTGAATTGCCAGTCGTTTTTTAATCCAAAACATCACGATCACCAAGAAGAGCAAAATGGCAATCACAATAATATAGCGCATGTCGATCAGATCAACCGAAGAGGAAGGTGCGGTTGGAAGGGATGAACTGACCGTCTCTGAGGAACTTTGTGTCGGTGCTTGCATCACACTACTGCGAATGCGAAGCCCAAAACCATCAACGGTTTTAGAGGCAACCACGCTCACTTTTTTATCGCTTTTAAGCACCACTTTAAGGGTATTGTTTTTTTCAGGAATGATGGTGAGTTCTTGAATGATATTAGAGTTAATACTCTTTTCGATCATCTTGTCATAGCCAAGATCGTTAATCGTAAGCGTAATGGACGTTGCATCGTTTTTTTGAGAGATACTGCCTTCATGGGGGGCATCAAACGAGAGCATCACATCAACGCGATCACTTCGCTCGTAGACATTGTAGGTCAATAAATTAGACGCATTTACCCATGAAACTAACACGAGGAGTGCGACAAAAAGTCTCATACGTTCTCTTTTTTAAAGTATTGGATGACGGTTTTGGAATCTAAAATTTCATTGATACGGATTGCGAGGTTTTTCTCATACACCATCACCTCTCCTTTACCAAAGATTTTGTTGTTGATGTAGAGTTCAACACTTTCACCTGCAGGTTTTTCAAGGTCGATGACGGAA
Above is a genomic segment from Sulfurospirillum halorespirans DSM 13726 containing:
- a CDS encoding AEC family transporter, which translates into the protein MTIAISILSIYAFIFLGFMAKRMLKEEMNEKGMILLSIYFLQPMLSFWGLSSRPIEFSLLEAPFWYLTISLICVLISSLIAFIFFKEDIKEKSIITICVIIGNTGNLGIPLGIALFGDASILYMSMINITNVFIVYTLGVFFYSRGNFSIKQSLFNIIKLPVIWFASLALLMNIFEIHLHPAMRIPLEMGAYCTMVIQLVIFGMYLYNIKLRSINTKLLLHVSVIKFVITPLIAGWILYGLLDLEPMVATLIFIELIVPLAVTNVNLAALYECKPLDVTLLVFFTSLVFIPFFILISNLLHYLNIVSMP
- the fliN gene encoding flagellar motor switch protein FliN; protein product: MDAVDQEYVARKLLSGFENLLDINVDFVAELGTTNITIQKLLKLEKGSVIDLEKPAGESVELYINNKIFGKGEVMVYEKNLAIRINEILDSKTVIQYFKKENV